The following coding sequences lie in one Anas acuta chromosome 17, bAnaAcu1.1, whole genome shotgun sequence genomic window:
- the RASAL1 gene encoding rasGAP-activating-like protein 1 isoform X6, translating to MAKSTSLRCRVLEGKDLPAKDVSGSSDPYCVVKVDNEVVARTATVWKSLNPFWGEEYTLRLPRGFRSLAIYVLDEDTIGHDDVIGKVSLSHQQISAQPRGIDSWLSLAPVDPDEEVQGEIQLEVQVPEQGHPRVLRCHLIGARDLAPRDPSGTSDPFARVSCCGHTQETAVIKKTRFPRWDEVLEFELAEGELGDTVLSVEVWDWDMVGKNDFLGRVELPVGTPGATKGWFQLLPFTSSTEEPGGRLGSLRVAVRLVEEQVLPPRCYQPLIQLLAEPIRCPGQPPAGTALAVLEEVSSGESRQDVATKLVKIFLAQGLAVPFLDYLIARELARTIRGDVHEGGGAALPARGPEARGEPRLRGEEVRGAGPLQDGAEPRQEDFLQGVPVGGTGAGEQPGAAAGLPGGHGRCHRGLGGEVSPAHEGGLQAAPQAGGGAVPLGAARGGALLLHQRLPLPPLLRPRCAHPQTLRPAGAARRPAHRPHAPAARQGAAEHRQPGAAAGQGALDGPAARRAAAQHHPRQSLPGQPGGGGRHPRRRGAGAGGTSVPHGHHQGGLPARARGRGALLAAAPLRLQEEGPQARCRIPVPQMRAVERVDEGTFPQPHVMQVVAQDGAGQLRTTYIQCKVGAPTPHPWDTGDTPLQAQHPRVPPPRTPATSPGGSEQSLGAVGVVPVPNAAPLVVLGTVGCQPRLYGNTGVSYRGCTGVTGVPDQPVLGSVGYPAVSVLGSLGYQLQVYWDHWGIQLYLHWGHSRCTGVTRVSSYIYTGVTGLSTLIVLGSLGYPAISLLGSLQLYWGHWGTQLYPYWGHWDSTSNYIRAMGKPALSILGSLGYQPCLYWVYWGTILVHTGTTGDPSPPPQCHLPPISNPDPSAIKPPLAVPAVPPLWGCCGVEP from the exons ATGGCCAAGAGCACCTCGCTGCGCTGCCGGGTGCTGGAGGGGAAGGATCTGCCCGCCAAGGACGT ctCCGGCTCCAGCGATCCCTACTGCGTGGTCAAGGTGGACAACGAGGTGGTGGCCAG GACGGCCACGGTGTGGAAGAGCCTGAACCCTTTTTGGGGTGAGGAGTACACCCTGCGCCTGCCCCGCGGCTTCCGCAGCCTCGCCATCTACGTGCTGGACGAAGACACCATCGG GCACGACGATGTGATCGGCAAGGTGTCGCTCAGCCACCAGCAGATCTCAGCTCAGCCGCGGG GCATCGACAGCTGGCTCAGCCTGGCGCCCGTGGACCCCGACGAGGAGGTGCAGGGCGAGATCCAGCTGGAGGTGCAGGTGCCCGAGCAGGGCCACCCGCGGGTGCTGCGCTGTCACCTCATCGGGGCCAG GGACCTGGCGCCCCGGGACCCCTCGGGCACCTCGGACCCCTTCGCCCGGGTGTCGTGCTGCGGGCACACGCAGGAGACGGCC GTGATTAAGAAAACCCGCTTCCCGCGCTGGGACGAGGTGCTGGAGTTCGAGCTGGCCGAGGGCGAGCTGGGGGACACCGTGCTGAGCGTGGAGGTGTGGGACTGGGACATGGTGGGCAAGAACGACTTCCTGGGACGG GTCGAGCTCCCCGTGGGCACCCCGGGTGCCACCAAGGGCTggttccagctcctgcccttcACCAGCAGCACCGAGGAGCCGGG GGGGCGCCTGGGGTCCCTGCGGGTGGCGGTGCGGCTGGTGGAGGAGCAGGTGCTGCCCCCACGCTGCTACCAGCCCCTCATCCAGCTCCTCGCCGAGCCCATCCGCTGCCCAGGCCAG cccccagctggcACGGCCCTGGCCGTCCTGGAGGAGGTGAGCTCGGGGGAGAGCCGCCAGGACGTGGCCACCAAGCTGGTGAAGATCTTCCTGGCGCAGGGGCTGGCCGTGCCCTTCCTGGACTACCTCATCGCCCGCGAGCTGGCCAGGACCA TCCGTGGAGATGTTCATGAAG GTGGTGGGGCTGCCCTACCTGCACGAGGTCCTGAAGCCCGTGGTGAACCGCGTCTTCGAGGAGAAGAAGTACGTGGAGCTGGACCCCTGCAAGATGGAGCTGAGCCGCGGCAG GAGGATTTCCTTCAAGGGGTCCCTGTCGGAGGCACAGGTGCGGGagagcagcctggggctgctgcagggctacCTGGGGGACACGGTCGATGCCATCGTGGGCTCGGTGGAGAAGTGTCCCCCGCTCATGAGGGCGGCCTTCAAGCAGCTCCGCAGGCGGGTGGAGGAGCAGTTCCCCTCGGAGCAGCACGAG GAGGTGCGCTACTTCTCCATCAGCGGCTTCCTCTTCCTCCGCTTCTTCGCCCCCGCTGTGCTCACCCCCAAACTCTTCGGCCTGCGGGAGCAGCACGCCGACCCGCGCACCGGCCGCACGCTCCTGCTGCTCGCCAAG GCGCTGCAGAGCATCGGCaacctggggctgcagctgggcaagGAGCCCTGGATGGCCCCGCTGCACgccgtgctgctgcccagcatcACCCGCGTCAAAGCCTTCCTGGACAGCCTGGTGGAGGTGGACGGCACCCACG CAGGcgaggagctggtgctggcgGCACCTCTGTGCCCCACGGCCACCATCAAGGAGGGCTTCCTGCACGTGCGCGAGGCCGAGGAGCCCTCCTCGCTGCTGCCCCGCTCCGCCTTCAAGAAGAG GGTCCCCAGGCGCGTTGCCGCATCCCCGTGCCGCAGATGCGGGCGGTGGAGCGCGTGGACGAGGGCACCTTCCCGCAGCCCCACGTCATGCAGGTGGTGGCACAGGACGGCGCCGGGCAGCTCCGCACCACCTACATCCAGTGCAAGGTGGGGGCACCCACCCCACACCCTtgggacactggggacacccCCCTCCAAGCCCAGCACCCTCGGGTGCCCCCGCCCAGGACACCAGCAACCAGCCCAGGGGGAAGCGAGCAGAGCCTGGGGGCGGTGGGAGTAGTCCCAGTCCCAAATGCAGCTCCACTGGTTGTACTGGGAACAGTGGGGTGCCAGCCTCGGTTGTATGGGAACACTGGGGTATCCTACCGTGGTTGTACTGGGGTCACTGGGGTGCCTGACCAACCTGTGCTGGGATCAGTAGGGTATCCAGCTGTATCCGTACTGGGGTCACTGGGCTATCAGCTCCAGGTGTACTGGGATCACTGGGGTATCCAGCTATATCTGCACTGGGGTCACTCCAGGTGTACTGGGGTCACCAGGGTATCCAGCTATATTTATACTGGGGTCACTGGGCTATCAACTCTTATTGTACTGGGGTCACTGGGGTATCCAGCTATATCCCTGCTGGGATCACTCCAGTTGTACTGGGGTCACTGGGGTACCCAACTCTATCCATACTGGGGTCACTGGGATTCCACCTCTAACTATATTAGGGCCATGGGGAAACCAGCCCTGTCTATACTGGGATCACTGGGGTACCAGCCCTGTCTGTACTGGGTGTACTGGGGAACCATCCTTGTCCATACTGGGACCACTGGGGATCCATCCCCGCCCCCACAGTGCCACCTCCCCCCCATCTCCAACCCGGACCCCTCTGCCATCAAACCACCACTTGCTGTCCCCGCGGTGCCACCCCTTTGGGGATGCTGCGGGGTGGAACCGTGA
- the RASAL1 gene encoding rasGAP-activating-like protein 1 isoform X5, translating into MAKSTSLRCRVLEGKDLPAKDVSGSSDPYCVVKVDNEVVARTATVWKSLNPFWGEEYTLRLPRGFRSLAIYVLDEDTIGHDDVIGKVSLSHQQISAQPRGIDSWLSLAPVDPDEEVQGEIQLEVQVPEQGHPRVLRCHLIGARDLAPRDPSGTSDPFARVSCCGHTQETAVIKKTRFPRWDEVLEFELAEGELGDTVLSVEVWDWDMVGKNDFLGRVELPVGTPGATKGWFQLLPFTSSTEEPGGRLGSLRVAVRLVEEQVLPPRCYQPLIQLLAEPIRCPGQGLAVPFLDYLIARELARTTDPNTLFRSNSLASKSVEMFMKVVGLPYLHEVLKPVVNRVFEEKKYVELDPCKMELSRGRRISFKGSLSEAQVRESSLGLLQGYLGDTVDAIVGSVEKCPPLMRAAFKQLRRRVEEQFPSEQHEEVRYFSISGFLFLRFFAPAVLTPKLFGLREQHADPRTGRTLLLLAKALQSIGNLGLQLGKEPWMAPLHAVLLPSITRVKAFLDSLVEVDGTHAGEELVLAAPLCPTATIKEGFLHVREAEEPSSLLPRSAFKKRYFWLSAEALSYSKTPEGQGPQARCRIPVPQMRAVERVDEGTFPQPHVMQVVAQDGAGQLRTTYIQCKVGAPTPHPWDTGDTPLQAQHPRVPPPRTPATSPGGSEQSLGAVGVVPVPNAAPLVVLGTVGCQPRLYGNTGVSYRGCTGVTGVPDQPVLGSVGYPAVSVLGSLGYQLQVYWDHWGIQLYLHWGHSRCTGVTRVSSYIYTGVTGLSTLIVLGSLGYPAISLLGSLQLYWGHWGTQLYPYWGHWDSTSNYIRAMGKPALSILGSLGYQPCLYWVYWGTILVHTGTTGDPSPPPQCHLPPISNPDPSAIKPPLAVPAVPPLWGCCGVEP; encoded by the exons ATGGCCAAGAGCACCTCGCTGCGCTGCCGGGTGCTGGAGGGGAAGGATCTGCCCGCCAAGGACGT ctCCGGCTCCAGCGATCCCTACTGCGTGGTCAAGGTGGACAACGAGGTGGTGGCCAG GACGGCCACGGTGTGGAAGAGCCTGAACCCTTTTTGGGGTGAGGAGTACACCCTGCGCCTGCCCCGCGGCTTCCGCAGCCTCGCCATCTACGTGCTGGACGAAGACACCATCGG GCACGACGATGTGATCGGCAAGGTGTCGCTCAGCCACCAGCAGATCTCAGCTCAGCCGCGGG GCATCGACAGCTGGCTCAGCCTGGCGCCCGTGGACCCCGACGAGGAGGTGCAGGGCGAGATCCAGCTGGAGGTGCAGGTGCCCGAGCAGGGCCACCCGCGGGTGCTGCGCTGTCACCTCATCGGGGCCAG GGACCTGGCGCCCCGGGACCCCTCGGGCACCTCGGACCCCTTCGCCCGGGTGTCGTGCTGCGGGCACACGCAGGAGACGGCC GTGATTAAGAAAACCCGCTTCCCGCGCTGGGACGAGGTGCTGGAGTTCGAGCTGGCCGAGGGCGAGCTGGGGGACACCGTGCTGAGCGTGGAGGTGTGGGACTGGGACATGGTGGGCAAGAACGACTTCCTGGGACGG GTCGAGCTCCCCGTGGGCACCCCGGGTGCCACCAAGGGCTggttccagctcctgcccttcACCAGCAGCACCGAGGAGCCGGG GGGGCGCCTGGGGTCCCTGCGGGTGGCGGTGCGGCTGGTGGAGGAGCAGGTGCTGCCCCCACGCTGCTACCAGCCCCTCATCCAGCTCCTCGCCGAGCCCATCCGCTGCCCAGGCCAG GGGCTGGCCGTGCCCTTCCTGGACTACCTCATCGCCCGCGAGCTGGCCAGGACCA cggACCCCAACACCCTGTTCCGCTCCAACTCGCTGGCCTCCAAGTCCGTGGAGATGTTCATGAAG GTGGTGGGGCTGCCCTACCTGCACGAGGTCCTGAAGCCCGTGGTGAACCGCGTCTTCGAGGAGAAGAAGTACGTGGAGCTGGACCCCTGCAAGATGGAGCTGAGCCGCGGCAG GAGGATTTCCTTCAAGGGGTCCCTGTCGGAGGCACAGGTGCGGGagagcagcctggggctgctgcagggctacCTGGGGGACACGGTCGATGCCATCGTGGGCTCGGTGGAGAAGTGTCCCCCGCTCATGAGGGCGGCCTTCAAGCAGCTCCGCAGGCGGGTGGAGGAGCAGTTCCCCTCGGAGCAGCACGAG GAGGTGCGCTACTTCTCCATCAGCGGCTTCCTCTTCCTCCGCTTCTTCGCCCCCGCTGTGCTCACCCCCAAACTCTTCGGCCTGCGGGAGCAGCACGCCGACCCGCGCACCGGCCGCACGCTCCTGCTGCTCGCCAAG GCGCTGCAGAGCATCGGCaacctggggctgcagctgggcaagGAGCCCTGGATGGCCCCGCTGCACgccgtgctgctgcccagcatcACCCGCGTCAAAGCCTTCCTGGACAGCCTGGTGGAGGTGGACGGCACCCACG CAGGcgaggagctggtgctggcgGCACCTCTGTGCCCCACGGCCACCATCAAGGAGGGCTTCCTGCACGTGCGCGAGGCCGAGGAGCCCTCCTCGCTGCTGCCCCGCTCCGCCTTCAAGAAGAGGTACTTCTGGCTCAGCGCCGAGGCTCTGTCCTACTCCAAGACCCCCGAggggcag GGTCCCCAGGCGCGTTGCCGCATCCCCGTGCCGCAGATGCGGGCGGTGGAGCGCGTGGACGAGGGCACCTTCCCGCAGCCCCACGTCATGCAGGTGGTGGCACAGGACGGCGCCGGGCAGCTCCGCACCACCTACATCCAGTGCAAGGTGGGGGCACCCACCCCACACCCTtgggacactggggacacccCCCTCCAAGCCCAGCACCCTCGGGTGCCCCCGCCCAGGACACCAGCAACCAGCCCAGGGGGAAGCGAGCAGAGCCTGGGGGCGGTGGGAGTAGTCCCAGTCCCAAATGCAGCTCCACTGGTTGTACTGGGAACAGTGGGGTGCCAGCCTCGGTTGTATGGGAACACTGGGGTATCCTACCGTGGTTGTACTGGGGTCACTGGGGTGCCTGACCAACCTGTGCTGGGATCAGTAGGGTATCCAGCTGTATCCGTACTGGGGTCACTGGGCTATCAGCTCCAGGTGTACTGGGATCACTGGGGTATCCAGCTATATCTGCACTGGGGTCACTCCAGGTGTACTGGGGTCACCAGGGTATCCAGCTATATTTATACTGGGGTCACTGGGCTATCAACTCTTATTGTACTGGGGTCACTGGGGTATCCAGCTATATCCCTGCTGGGATCACTCCAGTTGTACTGGGGTCACTGGGGTACCCAACTCTATCCATACTGGGGTCACTGGGATTCCACCTCTAACTATATTAGGGCCATGGGGAAACCAGCCCTGTCTATACTGGGATCACTGGGGTACCAGCCCTGTCTGTACTGGGTGTACTGGGGAACCATCCTTGTCCATACTGGGACCACTGGGGATCCATCCCCGCCCCCACAGTGCCACCTCCCCCCCATCTCCAACCCGGACCCCTCTGCCATCAAACCACCACTTGCTGTCCCCGCGGTGCCACCCCTTTGGGGATGCTGCGGGGTGGAACCGTGA
- the RASAL1 gene encoding rasGAP-activating-like protein 1 isoform X7: MAKSTSLRCRVLEGKDLPAKDVSGSSDPYCVVKVDNEVVARTATVWKSLNPFWGEEYTLRLPRGFRSLAIYVLDEDTIGHDDVIGKVSLSHQQISAQPRGIDSWLSLAPVDPDEEVQGEIQLEVQVPEQGHPRVLRCHLIGARDLAPRDPSGTSDPFARVSCCGHTQETAVIKKTRFPRWDEVLEFELAEGELGDTVLSVEVWDWDMVGKNDFLGRVELPVGTPGATKGWFQLLPFTSSTEEPGGRLGSLRVAVRLVEEQVLPPRCYQPLIQLLAEPIRCPGQPPAGTALAVLEEVSSGESRQDVATKLVKIFLAQGLAVPFLDYLIARELARTTDPNTLFRSNSLASKSVEMFMKVVGLPYLHEVLKPVVNRVFEEKKYVELDPCKMELSRGRRISFKGSLSEAQLRRRVEEQFPSEQHEEVRYFSISGFLFLRFFAPAVLTPKLFGLREQHADPRTGRTLLLLAKALQSIGNLGLQLGKEPWMAPLHAVLLPSITRVKAFLDSLVEVDGTHAGEELVLAAPLCPTATIKEGFLHVREAEEPSSLLPRSAFKKRYFWLSAEALSYSKTPEGQGPQARCRIPVPQMRAVERVDEGTFPQPHVMQVVAQDGAGQLRTTYIQCKVGAPTPHPWDTGDTPLQAQHPRVPPPRTPATSPGGSEQSLGAVGVVPVPNAAPLVVLGTVGCQPRLYGNTGVSYRGCTGVTGVPDQPVLGSVGYPAVSVLGSLGYQLQVYWDHWGIQLYLHWGHSRCTGVTRVSSYIYTGVTGLSTLIVLGSLGYPAISLLGSLQLYWGHWGTQLYPYWGHWDSTSNYIRAMGKPALSILGSLGYQPCLYWVYWGTILVHTGTTGDPSPPPQCHLPPISNPDPSAIKPPLAVPAVPPLWGCCGVEP, translated from the exons ATGGCCAAGAGCACCTCGCTGCGCTGCCGGGTGCTGGAGGGGAAGGATCTGCCCGCCAAGGACGT ctCCGGCTCCAGCGATCCCTACTGCGTGGTCAAGGTGGACAACGAGGTGGTGGCCAG GACGGCCACGGTGTGGAAGAGCCTGAACCCTTTTTGGGGTGAGGAGTACACCCTGCGCCTGCCCCGCGGCTTCCGCAGCCTCGCCATCTACGTGCTGGACGAAGACACCATCGG GCACGACGATGTGATCGGCAAGGTGTCGCTCAGCCACCAGCAGATCTCAGCTCAGCCGCGGG GCATCGACAGCTGGCTCAGCCTGGCGCCCGTGGACCCCGACGAGGAGGTGCAGGGCGAGATCCAGCTGGAGGTGCAGGTGCCCGAGCAGGGCCACCCGCGGGTGCTGCGCTGTCACCTCATCGGGGCCAG GGACCTGGCGCCCCGGGACCCCTCGGGCACCTCGGACCCCTTCGCCCGGGTGTCGTGCTGCGGGCACACGCAGGAGACGGCC GTGATTAAGAAAACCCGCTTCCCGCGCTGGGACGAGGTGCTGGAGTTCGAGCTGGCCGAGGGCGAGCTGGGGGACACCGTGCTGAGCGTGGAGGTGTGGGACTGGGACATGGTGGGCAAGAACGACTTCCTGGGACGG GTCGAGCTCCCCGTGGGCACCCCGGGTGCCACCAAGGGCTggttccagctcctgcccttcACCAGCAGCACCGAGGAGCCGGG GGGGCGCCTGGGGTCCCTGCGGGTGGCGGTGCGGCTGGTGGAGGAGCAGGTGCTGCCCCCACGCTGCTACCAGCCCCTCATCCAGCTCCTCGCCGAGCCCATCCGCTGCCCAGGCCAG cccccagctggcACGGCCCTGGCCGTCCTGGAGGAGGTGAGCTCGGGGGAGAGCCGCCAGGACGTGGCCACCAAGCTGGTGAAGATCTTCCTGGCGCAGGGGCTGGCCGTGCCCTTCCTGGACTACCTCATCGCCCGCGAGCTGGCCAGGACCA cggACCCCAACACCCTGTTCCGCTCCAACTCGCTGGCCTCCAAGTCCGTGGAGATGTTCATGAAG GTGGTGGGGCTGCCCTACCTGCACGAGGTCCTGAAGCCCGTGGTGAACCGCGTCTTCGAGGAGAAGAAGTACGTGGAGCTGGACCCCTGCAAGATGGAGCTGAGCCGCGGCAG GAGGATTTCCTTCAAGGGGTCCCTGTCGGAGGCACAG CTCCGCAGGCGGGTGGAGGAGCAGTTCCCCTCGGAGCAGCACGAG GAGGTGCGCTACTTCTCCATCAGCGGCTTCCTCTTCCTCCGCTTCTTCGCCCCCGCTGTGCTCACCCCCAAACTCTTCGGCCTGCGGGAGCAGCACGCCGACCCGCGCACCGGCCGCACGCTCCTGCTGCTCGCCAAG GCGCTGCAGAGCATCGGCaacctggggctgcagctgggcaagGAGCCCTGGATGGCCCCGCTGCACgccgtgctgctgcccagcatcACCCGCGTCAAAGCCTTCCTGGACAGCCTGGTGGAGGTGGACGGCACCCACG CAGGcgaggagctggtgctggcgGCACCTCTGTGCCCCACGGCCACCATCAAGGAGGGCTTCCTGCACGTGCGCGAGGCCGAGGAGCCCTCCTCGCTGCTGCCCCGCTCCGCCTTCAAGAAGAGGTACTTCTGGCTCAGCGCCGAGGCTCTGTCCTACTCCAAGACCCCCGAggggcag GGTCCCCAGGCGCGTTGCCGCATCCCCGTGCCGCAGATGCGGGCGGTGGAGCGCGTGGACGAGGGCACCTTCCCGCAGCCCCACGTCATGCAGGTGGTGGCACAGGACGGCGCCGGGCAGCTCCGCACCACCTACATCCAGTGCAAGGTGGGGGCACCCACCCCACACCCTtgggacactggggacacccCCCTCCAAGCCCAGCACCCTCGGGTGCCCCCGCCCAGGACACCAGCAACCAGCCCAGGGGGAAGCGAGCAGAGCCTGGGGGCGGTGGGAGTAGTCCCAGTCCCAAATGCAGCTCCACTGGTTGTACTGGGAACAGTGGGGTGCCAGCCTCGGTTGTATGGGAACACTGGGGTATCCTACCGTGGTTGTACTGGGGTCACTGGGGTGCCTGACCAACCTGTGCTGGGATCAGTAGGGTATCCAGCTGTATCCGTACTGGGGTCACTGGGCTATCAGCTCCAGGTGTACTGGGATCACTGGGGTATCCAGCTATATCTGCACTGGGGTCACTCCAGGTGTACTGGGGTCACCAGGGTATCCAGCTATATTTATACTGGGGTCACTGGGCTATCAACTCTTATTGTACTGGGGTCACTGGGGTATCCAGCTATATCCCTGCTGGGATCACTCCAGTTGTACTGGGGTCACTGGGGTACCCAACTCTATCCATACTGGGGTCACTGGGATTCCACCTCTAACTATATTAGGGCCATGGGGAAACCAGCCCTGTCTATACTGGGATCACTGGGGTACCAGCCCTGTCTGTACTGGGTGTACTGGGGAACCATCCTTGTCCATACTGGGACCACTGGGGATCCATCCCCGCCCCCACAGTGCCACCTCCCCCCCATCTCCAACCCGGACCCCTCTGCCATCAAACCACCACTTGCTGTCCCCGCGGTGCCACCCCTTTGGGGATGCTGCGGGGTGGAACCGTGA
- the RASAL1 gene encoding rasGAP-activating-like protein 1 isoform X10 produces MAKSTSLRCRVLEGKDLPAKDVSGSSDPYCVVKVDNEVVARTATVWKSLNPFWGEEYTLRLPRGFRSLAIYVLDEDTIGHDDVIGKVSLSHQQISAQPRGIDSWLSLAPVDPDEEVQGEIQLEVQVPEQGHPRVLRCHLIGARDLAPRDPSGTSDPFARVSCCGHTQETAVIKKTRFPRWDEVLEFELAEGELGDTVLSVEVWDWDMVGKNDFLGRVELPVGTPGATKGWFQLLPFTSSTEEPGGRLGSLRVAVRLVEEQVLPPRCYQPLIQLLAEPIRCPGQGLAVPFLDYLIARELARTIRGDVHEGGGAALPARGPEARGEPRLRGEEVRGAGPLQDGAEPRQEDFLQGVPVGGTGAGEQPGAAAGLPGGHGRCHRGLGGEVSPAHEGGLQAAPQAGGGAVPLGAARGGALLLHQRLPLPPLLRPRCAHPQTLRPAGAARRPAHRPHAPAARQGAAEHRQPGAAAGQGALDGPAARRAAAQHHPRQSLPGQPGGGGRHPRRRGAGAGGTSVPHGHHQGGLPARARGRGALLAAAPLRLQEEGPQARCRIPVPQMRAVERVDEGTFPQPHVMQVVAQDGAGQLRTTYIQCKVGAPTPHPWDTGDTPLQAQHPRVPPPRTPATSPGGSEQSLGAVGVVPVPNAAPLVVLGTVGCQPRLYGNTGVSYRGCTGVTGVPDQPVLGSVGYPAVSVLGSLGYQLQVYWDHWGIQLYLHWGHSRCTGVTRVSSYIYTGVTGLSTLIVLGSLGYPAISLLGSLQLYWGHWGTQLYPYWGHWDSTSNYIRAMGKPALSILGSLGYQPCLYWVYWGTILVHTGTTGDPSPPPQCHLPPISNPDPSAIKPPLAVPAVPPLWGCCGVEP; encoded by the exons ATGGCCAAGAGCACCTCGCTGCGCTGCCGGGTGCTGGAGGGGAAGGATCTGCCCGCCAAGGACGT ctCCGGCTCCAGCGATCCCTACTGCGTGGTCAAGGTGGACAACGAGGTGGTGGCCAG GACGGCCACGGTGTGGAAGAGCCTGAACCCTTTTTGGGGTGAGGAGTACACCCTGCGCCTGCCCCGCGGCTTCCGCAGCCTCGCCATCTACGTGCTGGACGAAGACACCATCGG GCACGACGATGTGATCGGCAAGGTGTCGCTCAGCCACCAGCAGATCTCAGCTCAGCCGCGGG GCATCGACAGCTGGCTCAGCCTGGCGCCCGTGGACCCCGACGAGGAGGTGCAGGGCGAGATCCAGCTGGAGGTGCAGGTGCCCGAGCAGGGCCACCCGCGGGTGCTGCGCTGTCACCTCATCGGGGCCAG GGACCTGGCGCCCCGGGACCCCTCGGGCACCTCGGACCCCTTCGCCCGGGTGTCGTGCTGCGGGCACACGCAGGAGACGGCC GTGATTAAGAAAACCCGCTTCCCGCGCTGGGACGAGGTGCTGGAGTTCGAGCTGGCCGAGGGCGAGCTGGGGGACACCGTGCTGAGCGTGGAGGTGTGGGACTGGGACATGGTGGGCAAGAACGACTTCCTGGGACGG GTCGAGCTCCCCGTGGGCACCCCGGGTGCCACCAAGGGCTggttccagctcctgcccttcACCAGCAGCACCGAGGAGCCGGG GGGGCGCCTGGGGTCCCTGCGGGTGGCGGTGCGGCTGGTGGAGGAGCAGGTGCTGCCCCCACGCTGCTACCAGCCCCTCATCCAGCTCCTCGCCGAGCCCATCCGCTGCCCAGGCCAG GGGCTGGCCGTGCCCTTCCTGGACTACCTCATCGCCCGCGAGCTGGCCAGGACCA TCCGTGGAGATGTTCATGAAG GTGGTGGGGCTGCCCTACCTGCACGAGGTCCTGAAGCCCGTGGTGAACCGCGTCTTCGAGGAGAAGAAGTACGTGGAGCTGGACCCCTGCAAGATGGAGCTGAGCCGCGGCAG GAGGATTTCCTTCAAGGGGTCCCTGTCGGAGGCACAGGTGCGGGagagcagcctggggctgctgcagggctacCTGGGGGACACGGTCGATGCCATCGTGGGCTCGGTGGAGAAGTGTCCCCCGCTCATGAGGGCGGCCTTCAAGCAGCTCCGCAGGCGGGTGGAGGAGCAGTTCCCCTCGGAGCAGCACGAG GAGGTGCGCTACTTCTCCATCAGCGGCTTCCTCTTCCTCCGCTTCTTCGCCCCCGCTGTGCTCACCCCCAAACTCTTCGGCCTGCGGGAGCAGCACGCCGACCCGCGCACCGGCCGCACGCTCCTGCTGCTCGCCAAG GCGCTGCAGAGCATCGGCaacctggggctgcagctgggcaagGAGCCCTGGATGGCCCCGCTGCACgccgtgctgctgcccagcatcACCCGCGTCAAAGCCTTCCTGGACAGCCTGGTGGAGGTGGACGGCACCCACG CAGGcgaggagctggtgctggcgGCACCTCTGTGCCCCACGGCCACCATCAAGGAGGGCTTCCTGCACGTGCGCGAGGCCGAGGAGCCCTCCTCGCTGCTGCCCCGCTCCGCCTTCAAGAAGAG GGTCCCCAGGCGCGTTGCCGCATCCCCGTGCCGCAGATGCGGGCGGTGGAGCGCGTGGACGAGGGCACCTTCCCGCAGCCCCACGTCATGCAGGTGGTGGCACAGGACGGCGCCGGGCAGCTCCGCACCACCTACATCCAGTGCAAGGTGGGGGCACCCACCCCACACCCTtgggacactggggacacccCCCTCCAAGCCCAGCACCCTCGGGTGCCCCCGCCCAGGACACCAGCAACCAGCCCAGGGGGAAGCGAGCAGAGCCTGGGGGCGGTGGGAGTAGTCCCAGTCCCAAATGCAGCTCCACTGGTTGTACTGGGAACAGTGGGGTGCCAGCCTCGGTTGTATGGGAACACTGGGGTATCCTACCGTGGTTGTACTGGGGTCACTGGGGTGCCTGACCAACCTGTGCTGGGATCAGTAGGGTATCCAGCTGTATCCGTACTGGGGTCACTGGGCTATCAGCTCCAGGTGTACTGGGATCACTGGGGTATCCAGCTATATCTGCACTGGGGTCACTCCAGGTGTACTGGGGTCACCAGGGTATCCAGCTATATTTATACTGGGGTCACTGGGCTATCAACTCTTATTGTACTGGGGTCACTGGGGTATCCAGCTATATCCCTGCTGGGATCACTCCAGTTGTACTGGGGTCACTGGGGTACCCAACTCTATCCATACTGGGGTCACTGGGATTCCACCTCTAACTATATTAGGGCCATGGGGAAACCAGCCCTGTCTATACTGGGATCACTGGGGTACCAGCCCTGTCTGTACTGGGTGTACTGGGGAACCATCCTTGTCCATACTGGGACCACTGGGGATCCATCCCCGCCCCCACAGTGCCACCTCCCCCCCATCTCCAACCCGGACCCCTCTGCCATCAAACCACCACTTGCTGTCCCCGCGGTGCCACCCCTTTGGGGATGCTGCGGGGTGGAACCGTGA